From the genome of Chionomys nivalis chromosome 9, mChiNiv1.1, whole genome shotgun sequence:
GCTCACAAGGTCCCGGGCCTAAATTCAGACAGCTACAACAGTTAAGGGACTGTCCTCTCAGGAAGCCACAGCCACTCCTGCCCCTCTGACTACAGGAAGCTGTTTTCCCCAGGAGACTAACAAACTTTTAAGTCTGCCAGGATGTGACAGGAAGAAATGATACTCAACATTGTGTTGATTAAATTTCTTCAAATGAGAGTGTAATAGAGGAAATAACAATTAGAAACACACTGGTGTTTGCAACTTTCTATAACGCTGTTCCGAGTAAGAACACTGAGGAGAGGACATCTTCACGCTTCAAAGCATCTCCTCCTACTATAGCTCCACGGAGGAACCAGACACCGCCCCGGCAGCCGTTCACTATTCAGTTCATAACACCAATGAGCAGCAGCTGAGGGGTCTCATGCTCCACATGGTAAAGAGACAATCCTGACTATGTACTGTTCCCATCAGGGATGTATACCTGGAATCTGACCATTCTACAAGATAACCCAAATCACTCATGTCAAAGTCACAAatctcagatttaaaaaaaaaaaaaaaaccaaaaacttcaaGTGGCccctataaaacaaaaaacatgctcatacacaaatgtgagtgcacagacagacagacagacacacacacacacacacacacgatggacAAGAGAGTATGATAATACTAACTTAGCAGGGCtgtagaggtggctcagtggttaagagcattgcctgctcttccaaaggtcctgagttaaattcccagcaaccacatggtggctcacaaccatctgtaataaggtctggtgccctcttctggcctgcaggaatacatgcagacaaaatattgtatatataatacataaataaataaatattttaaaaaatactaacttAGCAATGTGTTAAAAATTATGGATCTGGATAAAGGGCCTGTTTAAAATTCTCTGTAACTGTTTTGGAACTTTCTGGCAAAATTAGaatgatttcaaaaataaaaagttaaaaagaaacctAACAGGAAGCGActtctagagaagctaagcagACTGATCATATTTCCTGGTGTTTTACTGTCTGTATCTTTCCTCTCAGGTTGCCGCTCTCAGCTGTCTCTGAACGTTCTCTCCATATGAAAACAATGGGCCCGAAGTCCTTTCCCTAGTTGTGTCTGCAAGTTTACTTATCTGTCCATCTCCAAATGTTCAAATAGCAAGTCACGCCCTTATTGGCTCTTTTCGTTATACTCAAAGGCCATCTTCCCCTAACATTAGGTATTAGTTACGATTTTCTTGATCATCCCAGTGAAGCACAATTTTTGTTTGCTCAAGGCTTAtttggatggggtgggggtaagcagaggggatgggagaagggtagggagtgggaactgggactagtatgtaaaattaaaaaaaataaaataaatttaaaataaattaaatgaaaaaaagctTCTTATGTTCATTTCCATTTTACCTATATTGTTGTTAAGTAATTTGCCTTCACATCAAATGTTAGCAGCTTTCATATCTAAGGTGATATTTTGGGCAAAGTTCACTTTCTTTATACTTGGCTCTCCTGTTGAGTTTCGGTCGTGTGTTTGACAGGGACACATTCTGACAAACTTTTGCCAGCTGATTTTGCCATTCATAAGCATTTGTTCTATGGTTGATGAAAAGACTCACGGAACACATAACCAtcgttttctcttttgtttcctcGCTTTACTGGCTTGCGGTCTTAGATCCTGCGCACGGAATACTCATTAATTTTAGATATCACCAACTAGCATTTGAAGATCTCACCTCACCACTGTACACTCTCCACTTCATCTGACTCTGAGtccttgcaggcatacacatccTTTTGTCTTCTGAATTTATTAAACTGTGTTCCTGATCCCTTAATTGGACTATTTCAGAAAAACTTTAATGGATTCCTTGTCTGCCCTGGTACAGAGCCTCTCACCTGCCTAGTGGGAGAAGAGAGATGAGCCAGATCTTCCCAGACGTCtctgccccttcttccctccacttCCCCCGGGTTGTTTCTGAATTCAGCCATTACCTATGGAGACTAGACCCCTCCTCAACAGCAGAGAGTGGCTGGTCCACCTAAGCCAGAGAAGCCTAAGATGAAGCCTAGAACTTCAAAGCAGAGGAAATCTAAATgcacctcccttctcctctttggaACTCTCACCCCTTCCCACAAAGGACATACATTCTCACACCTAAACACAGGATCTCATTAAAACTCTAGGCAGTTTGGTACCAAATCCATTAAGATGGGGACTCAGAAGTGCATCTAACTTCTTCCCACCTTAGAATGAAAATAATGCAAAATTAGGAAAGATATAAATTATTTAGTTGAAAATAatttaggggggctggagagatggctcagattaagagcattgcctgctcttccaaaggtcctgagttcaattcccagcaaccacatggtggctcacaaccatctataatggggtctggtgccctcttctggcctgcaggcatacacacagacagaatattgtatacataataaataaataaatatttaaaaaaaaaaaaaaaagaaaataatttaggaTGCTATGAACGACATTGAAATGTCCCAGAATCCTCAGCTGTTGAAATTATTGTTTGCTGAAGAGGTTTAGGGACTCCAGTTATCAGATACTAAATGACttggtttttaaattaataatattaaaaatattacatttaagatcattctaaatatttttaaagtaattataaaTTCAAAACTGAGAATCAGTGACAATCTTGAATAAAATACAATTCCAAGTATTCAATTTCTCTTGGATTAGAAAACCTCATTTCTCCCATAGACATTTatcaataacaaagaaaaaaaaaacagtcttctgGCAATGAAGAAATCTTACAGATACCATCTTATCCTAGAAACCGAATGCTGGAGTTAATCACTGGTGGCTGAAATTCTTGCTGTGGTATCACGGCTGTGGattatttctaaatgttttagAAAGACATACGCACATATAAACTCaagcacacaaagaaagaaatgagaagcaGTGCAGCAGATGTCACGACTGGAGCATGGGGGAAAGCTATACAAAAGCTTAGTCCTACTTCTGCACCTTTCTAAGTCTCAGGTGGCTGCttaaaaaatttcaattaaaatctGTCAGATTCTCCTGAGGGGCATTATCGTTCCTGGCTGGTCTGGCTCTAGCACTAGGGAGTTCCTGTAGCAGTGACGAAAATTCACCGAAGAAACTGCCTGGAAGACTCGGCCATTTCTTCATCTTCGATCATATGTTTATACAGCACTGAGATGCAAATCTGTGAGATAAATTCATATACATACGttcacatacaacacacacacacacagaagcagccGTGGAAACTGCCAACCATGCCAAGGAGCGTACTGTACTTACCACTTCTTAAACCCCAAATTAATCTGTCGTATTAACAGGAAAGATGAACACAGCTGGTCATACGTCAACACGTCTTACCTTCTCATTCTTAAGAAGGGCACACATGGCAGCCTCCCTACAGAGCGCGGTCAGGTCAGCGCCAACGTAGCCAACTGTCATTTCTGCCAGGAGACCTAAGTCAATGTGACTGGAGACAGGCATCTTGGAAGTAATCACTTGCAGAATTGTCTCTCTTTGTTTAAGTGTGGGAGCCCCAATGACAACCTACAGGTAAAGCAaaagatagaaaaattaaaactatacaaCTTAGATCCTTTCTTTAAAAGCATCCTCACAAATCTGCCCGCctccatctgcctcccgagtgccaggattaaaggcatgtgccaccaccgcccggcaagggtCTCTTCTGTAATGATACTCTCATAACTATTCTTTGTCGTCATATCTGGTAAGAGTAAAATTCAACTGAGGAATTTTTTCAATCAGACTGGCCTATGGGTATGTCTGCagtgttttcttaattgctaatacATAATTCTGGAACTTGTATCATGACTTTTTTTAGCACTCCTTAGACTCTGAATATAAGAAAACACTAATTGTCTAATGGACCAACAGAGGCTGGGAATTTGATcaatgaaaattatatatttcaCTGATGAAGTTCTGGCTGACAAGGATCAAACAATAGGCCAGATCATCCTGGTCCTTGCTCTTTGGGAGAAGGGCCTTTAAAAAGATGGTGCAAGGAAGAAACCCACTAACGGCCTCAAAAGAGTTAAGCAAAAGAATGCAATTGCTACCTCTCTGCAGAGTTCTACCACAACATTCACGTATTGCTTAATTACTAGTTATTCTAACTATTccttagcaataaaaaaaaaaaaaaaaacacttgaagaCCAAAACTCGTAAAACAAGGCAGCTGTGAATATTCAACTTTCTTGACAACCCAGGAAGTCAGTTGTAGAACAGGAAGCTGGTACCTTGACACGGAATGAATATATTAAGGGGCtgatgtctgtttttgtttgcctTTCCTGCCTTCTCTTACTGTGACTAGGTTTTCATTCCAAAGCTGTTTCAGTTGAATATGCTTGCAACAAGCTGAGCTACCTTAAGACTTAACATAAACATTAGCAAAACAAAGCTAATGACCACCCCGCTGCCCAGAATGATCTGATTCTAGAATACGCGGGCTCTGGCTCACAAGTCACAAACCCTGCCTGACCCAGCTGTCCAAAAAGGTGAGCTTCGAGGGACAAGGGGCTCTTAACCAAAGCGGGCTATTTACCTCTCTGTCAAACCGCCCGGGCCTGCGCAGCGCTGGGTCTAACTCATCTGGCCGGTTGGTGGCTCCCACAACCACAACCTCCCGGTCCCCGTGGATGCCGTCCAGCAGCGTCAGCACCTGGGCCACTACCCGGCTCTCCGGGGCTCGCCGCGAGCCGCCTCTCCGGGGACACAGGGCATCCACCTCGTCCAGGAAGAGGAGGCTGGGCCCGCGGCTGGCCAGTTCCCGAGCGCGCTGGAAGACGCACCGCACGTTCTCCTCGGTCTCCCCGGGCCGGGCGCCCTGCAGCGCCGGGGCGCACACCGCCAGCAGCTCGGCGCCCGCTTCGCGGGCCACCGCCCGCACCAGCTGGGTCTTGCCCACTCCCGGGGGTCCAGCCAGGAGCACCCCGCGGGGCACCGCCAGCCCAAGCGCGCCCAGGGCGAGCGGGTAGCGCAGCGGCAGGCGGAGCAGCTCCCGCAGGGAGGCGGCCGTCTCCGACAGGCCCCCAAGGGCCACCTCCTCCGGTGGCTCGACCTGGGGCGGCGGCTGGTCGCTGAGCGTGATGCGGGTGTGCGGAGTGACCAAGCCGGCGGGCTCAGGGTCCGGCGTCCCGCCCAGCACGTGCAGCGCGGCGACGGGGCCGGGGATGCCCGGCGGGGTGGCCACCACGTGTCCCCGCGACACCGGCCGGTGGCGCAGCAGCTCGAGCGCTACCTCCAGCACCGCATCAGGGCTCGGGGTTCCCGCCTGCGGTCGCAGCACCGGCCACACCGCGACCCGCCGCAGGGGCGGACAGGGCACCGGCTGCAAGCTGTCCAGACTGATCTTCCCCGCTGCCGCCTCGGTCCCGGGGCTCGCGCACTGCGGGTCCAGCTGCACAAAGCCGTCCGCCCCATCGCGCCGGGGCCAGGCCGTGCAGAGGCAGCAGCCGCCGGCGGGCAACGTAATCCTCAACGGCGAGCCCAAGCGTGCGCCCAGGCTGCGGAAGGCGGCCGGCCCCAGGCGGCAGCGCTGGGTGCCCCGGTCCCGGGGATCCACCGGCAGCAGCTTCAAAAACTGCCCGTCGGGAAAGGGCCCCGAGTCCGGAGCCATGATTAGGAGAAGCACGCCGGGGAAAGCCCGGCAGCAATTCCACCCGGCTGCCGGATGCAGGCGGCGCGCATGCGCCATGAAAGGACAAGCGTCTGATTGACGGTCGAAAGGGCTTATGGGAAAGTGAAAAGGCTGGGTCTCCGTAAAGTTTCCAGAACCCGCGCTGTCCCTCCCGCAGAAACAGTTCAGAATCGGTGTGAACTGACATCTGACAGACGCAAAGCCACACTAGGGCATAAACACGTACCTTGGCTGCCTATCAGTGTCAGGTCTCTGTCTTATGAATTTCCAATAAgagtttgcattttttaaaataaaactgtggggggaggggacaggctGCTGAGGTGTAAATAAATTATCTGTCAAGTTAATCGTGATGCCCACAccttatgaaatttatttttattctcgtTCCAAAAAGCTCATCGCGTCTAGACATGGGAAAGAAGACCTAATATAAGACCTAATAACCATCTTCAATTTGTAAAGGGGCGGATGTGAAAGTTAGCGTCCTTGTGGTTGGCTGTGGTATAGAACTGATCAGGAAATGAAAGTTTAATGGGATGATCTTAAGAGGTTTTCTCTGCATATTTTGAGCACGGCCGCATGAAAGGTAGAGTCAGTGACCATAGCCAATGCCAACAGAGGGAAGTATACACGAGACTATTAAAACCGCTCAAACCTTACCGATGACTGCATTGATTTAGCAGAGGTGGAGGCTATGCTACTAGGGCTATGAGGTGGAGGTACgtgttgttttgtgtttcatgGAGAAGTTGATCCTATCCAAGGTCAAACCATAAAGTTCTCTGACCTTAGCCAGGACATACACAGTTTCCCCACGGGAACACCCACTCGTGTCCTTATATCACAATTATCAACAAGGGATTCTGTTCCTAAGCCTTCGCCTCTTCGTTCGTCCTCAGGAGAACTGCAGATGTCTCCCAGTCAGCCAGTAAATCCATGCTGCCCTTTTGAGTCAGACCATTCTTCAGTGTCTTGTTTCAATCTTTTGTACATCTAAATTTATCCTACCTACAACGACAAAGTCTTGTAGAAAACCAttctaagctgggtgtggtggctcacacttgtatcCCAACATTTGAGAACCTACCAAAGGATTATCAATTTCCAGACCAACCTGAACTACCAAGTGAGGTTTAGGTCAGCCCTATCTACAGGATGGGGAAAtgtctcaaaggaagaaagaaaagaaagaaaagaaagaaagaaagaaagaaagaaagaaagaaagaaagaaagaaagaaagaaaggagggagggagggagggagggagggagggagggagggagggagggagggagggagggaggaggaggaggaggaggaaggcaggaaggcaggaaggcagaaagaaagaaagaaagaaagaaagaaagaaagaaagaaagaaagaaagaaagaaagaaagaaagagaaaagaaaagaaagatcttgaaaagaaaagcatTATTACAGTTCTGTGGTCTGTTATTTGTTCGCAGTACCCTAAATCTGGCAGTTCTATGTGTGAGCACCATCTAAGGAAACAAATTCATGCACCACTAGAGGGAGCCCAGAACCAGCAACTGAAGCCTCAGGCCCTAGGAGGACCTGGCATTCTCAACTGATGCTGTGGCTAGGTTCTCCCCATTGTTCATACCCAGATGTGTGAAATCACATTGTCACTATTGATTGTCTTATTACATTGCCAGGCTACTGTACCAAAACACTATATGCTAAGCAGGTAATAATAGGCAATAACAAATTAcctttttacaatttttaaaaattaaatttgtgtgtgtgtgtgtgtgtgtgtgtgcgcgcgcgcgcgcataaAGTCCAGAGGCACTGGATCTCTTGGAGCTATAGTTATAGATGTCTGTAAGCCACtgcatgtgggtgttgggaattgaactcaggtcttctgtaaaaCCAGCAGTATGCATTCAACCCTTTTAAAGTTCTCCAgcccttttaaatatttttttaaatttatcttattttatgtgtatgagtgctttgccttcatatatgtaaGTACATGACTTGTGTCTGAATATTTACTTACAGTTTTCGAAGCTTAGAAGACAAAGATCCAGGTGCTGACTGAATCAGGACAGGAGGGGGCTACTTTCTAGGTCATGTACTTTACACTCTTTCCCCAGATAACAGAAGGAAGCATCTAactcttttgctgttgttgtttgggtttggtttgttttttctgagacaggtttctctgtgcagccctggctgtcctgaaactagctcttatagaccaggctggccttgaactcacagagatccacctgcctctgcctcccgagtgctgggattaaatgcatgtgctaccaccgcccggcaagggtCTCTTCTGTAATGACACTCTCATAACTATTCTTTGTTGTCACATCTGGGAGGAGAggacctcaactgaggaattgcttcAATCAGATTGGCCCATAGGCTTGTCTGTGGAGTGTTTCCTTGATTGCTAACCAGTAGAGGAAGGCCTGTTCCACTCTGTGCAGTGCCATACCTTGGCAGCTGGGCTTGGACTGGCTAAGAGAGGCAGCGGAGCAAGCCAggtaaagcaagccagtaagagcATTCCTCTATgagctctgcttcagttcctgccccttggttcctgcctccagctcttgTCCTGATTTCCCTTGACAatagactgtaacctgtaagTCAGACAAGCCTTTTCCTCCCCGAGTTGGGCATGGccagtgtcttatcacagcagcgACAAGCGAACTAGCACAGAGAATGGGACCAGAGAATGGGGTGCTGCTGTGGCAGGCCTGGCCATGTGACTTTTATGCCTTGGAATGTTTTGTGTGTAGACTCTAAAGGACCTTGGAGCTTTGAGCTGGAAAAGCCATTAGGTGCTCAGAGTTTTAATGAGTTTTTGTGGAAATTTGGAAGGCAATGCTGAGAGAAGTACAAACAGcggtgaaagactctaaatgcatttgtaagcccccttaaccctaagacatttttctaaatccttacactcactctctcttgaaaactggacagtcaccccccccccaacacacacatgcaggactGCTCATCcccctgtgtccttgtgaataatcttcaaacacaACTCCATTCTGGGAATTGAGGTAAAGACAACCCAcggatgttgactcagttcctgatgtattgatttagtcactagAACAAGGTCAGGAAGGCCCACAGATGCTCTCCCTTATCTCACCCGATCATGCAGCTCCTCTCCTTccctggaatagaccaatcactgctagtaaaacaacctacaggtcgtCCCCCCCCCGCcctgtgtctgtggctttttgctttaaaagatggactATAACAGCCATTGGATGTCCTTCGTATCGCGAACctgaagggccctgtcatgacagaataaaaatcctcttgcttttgcataaATTGAGGCTGTGActggagcaactcctccctgATGCTTGGACTTCTAGTCCAACAGTGGAGGCCTGGAAGGAAGACAAGACATTCCCTCCCAGCACGCCTTAAGTACGTATGTATACTACTACACGTGACTCACGTGGTGCTGTGGATGGAGCCTAGATCATGTTCGTAAGTACTAGGCACACTCTCTACCACTTGAGCGGCATCTCTGCCTCTGACCTAAACCCCTCAAGGACAAATGGGGGGGGTCTCTCCCATGGC
Proteins encoded in this window:
- the Afg2b gene encoding ribosome biogenesis protein SPATA5L1, whose translation is MAPDSGPFPDGQFLKLLPVDPRDRGTQRCRLGPAAFRSLGARLGSPLRITLPAGGCCLCTAWPRRDGADGFVQLDPQCASPGTEAAAGKISLDSLQPVPCPPLRRVAVWPVLRPQAGTPSPDAVLEVALELLRHRPVSRGHVVATPPGIPGPVAALHVLGGTPDPEPAGLVTPHTRITLSDQPPPQVEPPEEVALGGLSETAASLRELLRLPLRYPLALGALGLAVPRGVLLAGPPGVGKTQLVRAVAREAGAELLAVCAPALQGARPGETEENVRCVFQRARELASRGPSLLFLDEVDALCPRRGGSRRAPESRVVAQVLTLLDGIHGDREVVVVGATNRPDELDPALRRPGRFDREVVIGAPTLKQRETILQVITSKMPVSSHIDLGLLAEMTVGYVGADLTALCREAAMCALLKNEKNQDSPQIDETDFLDALKKIQPSSFRSSIGLMDIKPVGWEQIGGLDDVKLKLKQCVEWPLKFPQEFARMGLKQPTGLLLYGPPGCAKTTLVRALATSCRCSFVSVTGADLFSPYVGDSEKVLSQVFRQARANTPALVFLDEIDSVLGSRSVGTLGCDARERVLSVLLNELDGVGVRTVERRGSKSDHQEYQEILHRNVMIVVATNRPDVLDEALLRPGRLDKMIYVPPPDQEGRLSILKVCTNSMPIGPDVSLEKLAAETGFFSGADLRNLCKEAALFALQENGLEATSVKQEHFRESLRTVKPSLSRESLTAYENLFKKGLSALEDN